GCTCTGTTGGGCCGCCTGGTACAACTCCTCAATTTCCTCACTCCGCAGCGGCCTGCTTTCCCCCGGTTGTAAATTTCCTAACCGCAAGGGCCCCATGGCAATGCGCTTCAGCGACAGCACCTTGTGGCCGATGCGTGCCAGGAGCCGGCGGACTTCGCGGTTCCGGCCTTCGTCCAGCACAATTTCCAACAGCGTGCTGTGACGGTGCGCGCGCCGCACCTGCACCCGCTTGGCATGTGCAAAACCTTCGGCCAAATGCACGCCGCGCTGCAATTTGGCCAGCGCTTCCGGAGTGGGAATGCCGGCGACCAAAGCCGCATACGTCTTTTCGACCCCGTACCGCGGATGGGTGAGCAAATCGGTCAGCGTGCCGTCGTTGGTCACCAGAATTAAACCGCCGCTCGATTTATCCAGTCGCCCGACCGTGAACAACCGCTCCTGGCTGGGCGCCAGGTCGATGACCCTGGGCCGTCCCGCCGGATCGTGGCTGGTCGAAAGCACCCCGGCGGGTTTGTTGACCAGAAAATAAAGTTTGCGTTTAGGGCGGCGGAGCATTTCACCATCGACGCTAATTTTTTGGCGCGCCGGGTCGACTCGCGTTCCCAATTCGGCGACGGGTTGCCCATCGACGTCGACGCGTCCTTGGCGGATCAACTCTTCGCATTGTCGCCGGCTGCCGATGCCCGCCGCGGCCAAAACTTTTTGCAAGCGCACGTGCGACAGGCCGTTGGCGGTGCGCGCGTTGTCCGCCGGCAGGCGCCGCCGGCGCGGTTTTGCCACTGCGATGGATGAGCGCTTTCCTCTGTTGTGCGACCGGCGATGAGGCGCTTTGGCAAACATGAAATTGGCGGCGTCCAAAAAAGATTCAATTGCGACAAGCAGCTTCGGCGGCAATGGCCTGCTTTTGAAAAGTTGCGCGCTAAAGAAGTGGATTCCAGAACGCGGGCCGTGAAGGACGCCGGTCTAATTCATTGGTGGGGAGGTGTTTTGTGCGATCTTCCCTATTTGGGTGAGTCGAAACGAGGCAGCCGCTCAAATCCAGCAAAATCCTAACAAAGTACTTGCTGTCTCCGCATTCTGTGGCAATAATCTGCCTGTATAAGCATTGTATCCCGGGGAGAGGGATTGCGTTCTGAACCGGAGATCACCCACAGAA
This Pirellulales bacterium DNA region includes the following protein-coding sequences:
- a CDS encoding pseudouridine synthase, translating into MAKPRRRRLPADNARTANGLSHVRLQKVLAAAGIGSRRQCEELIRQGRVDVDGQPVAELGTRVDPARQKISVDGEMLRRPKRKLYFLVNKPAGVLSTSHDPAGRPRVIDLAPSQERLFTVGRLDKSSGGLILVTNDGTLTDLLTHPRYGVEKTYAALVAGIPTPEALAKLQRGVHLAEGFAHAKRVQVRRAHRHSTLLEIVLDEGRNREVRRLLARIGHKVLSLKRIAMGPLRLGNLQPGESRPLRSEEIEELYQAAQQSGRKMDNSAQRRRTAGVPSSTAAGHASPAKAHRGQVGGVQPIIDRSLPPDTEIEELDLLSADIHENAGGVSHAQTSSDWKDSEAADEDSLADGTDISLAEMETTPIDLSPLGAKRSRKQKRRTVIGGDPTGSAGRRRRFRRQRDRHSSPQQSKRR